In Panacibacter ginsenosidivorans, the following proteins share a genomic window:
- the mutY gene encoding A/G-specific adenine glycosylase yields the protein MQDAGFERLLMQWNKEQNDRPMPWKGEKNPYKVWLSEIILQQTRVEQGWAYYERFVKKYPDIRLLAKAKDEEVFKLWEGLGYYTRCKNLLHTARFINKNYKGKFPSTYEKIVALKGVGPYTAAAIASFCFDLPYAVVDGNVFRILSRVFGIATPIDTTEGKKQFKELADKMLDKKSPGLYNQAIMDFGATVCKPMLPLCAGCMLNKICKAYQAATVNKLPVKEKVLSKKQRWFSYFIFEAGEKTFVRKRTEKDIWQNLFEFYLIESASHREWDKKMIADFLKQQLGIDSHEVKLITTAASQQLTHQHIKGHFIVVKLNNIPPKLKTKDSLWLSAQEMAHLPFPAFINQHLETKNVQPALF from the coding sequence ATGCAAGATGCAGGATTTGAAAGGCTTTTGATGCAATGGAATAAGGAACAGAATGACAGGCCTATGCCATGGAAAGGTGAAAAGAATCCTTACAAAGTTTGGTTAAGCGAAATAATTTTACAGCAAACACGTGTGGAACAAGGCTGGGCATATTATGAACGTTTCGTAAAAAAATACCCTGATATAAGACTTTTAGCCAAAGCAAAAGATGAAGAAGTATTTAAATTGTGGGAAGGCTTGGGCTATTATACACGTTGCAAAAATTTATTGCATACTGCCCGTTTTATCAATAAAAATTATAAAGGAAAATTTCCATCCACATACGAAAAGATCGTAGCATTGAAAGGGGTTGGCCCATATACAGCTGCTGCAATTGCTTCTTTTTGTTTTGACCTGCCTTATGCTGTAGTGGATGGCAATGTATTCAGAATACTTTCAAGAGTTTTTGGGATTGCAACACCCATTGATACCACAGAAGGTAAAAAACAATTTAAAGAGCTTGCAGATAAAATGCTCGATAAAAAAAGTCCAGGCCTTTATAATCAGGCTATCATGGATTTTGGAGCAACCGTTTGCAAACCAATGCTGCCATTGTGTGCAGGATGTATGCTTAACAAAATATGTAAAGCATATCAAGCTGCAACAGTAAATAAATTACCGGTAAAAGAAAAGGTACTTAGTAAAAAACAGCGCTGGTTTTCTTACTTTATTTTCGAGGCCGGAGAAAAAACATTTGTACGTAAAAGGACTGAAAAAGATATATGGCAAAATCTTTTTGAGTTCTATTTGATAGAATCTGCATCACACCGGGAATGGGATAAAAAGATGATCGCTGACTTTCTTAAACAGCAGTTGGGAATTGACAGCCATGAAGTAAAACTGATTACAACCGCCGCGTCACAGCAACTAACACATCAGCATATAAAAGGGCATTTTATTGTGGTTAAATTAAATAACATTCCCCCAAAATTGAAAACAAAAGATAGCTTATGGCTATCTGCACAGGAGATGGCACATTTACCATTTCCGGCTTTTATTAACCAGCATCTTGAAACTAAAAATGTACAGCCTGCTCTTTTTTAG
- a CDS encoding HU family DNA-binding protein, translating to MRKSDLINNISEKTGIPKVDVLVTVETLIKEIKENISKGENIYIRGFGSFITKKRAAKIGRNIKKNIAVHIPEHHIPAFKPSKEFVNEVKQMKIPQ from the coding sequence ATGAGAAAATCAGACCTGATTAACAACATTTCTGAAAAAACAGGCATCCCAAAAGTGGATGTACTTGTTACGGTGGAAACACTTATAAAAGAAATAAAAGAAAACATTTCCAAAGGCGAGAACATTTACATACGCGGCTTTGGAAGCTTTATTACCAAAAAAAGAGCGGCAAAGATTGGCCGCAACATCAAGAAAAATATTGCTGTTCATATCCCCGAGCATCACATCCCGGCATTTAAACCTTCCAAAGAATTTGTGAATGAAGTAAAGCAAATGAAGATTCCGCAATAG
- a CDS encoding tetratricopeptide repeat protein: MKKQQLILISGGLVLLVLLYFFGNTTPPASASPQMQSEQGQSATNNNSVSTDVLAIARKSLAPAQSEKLTQLENSVVRGDVKDQKILVYNQIAHYWRDTLHRPDIGAYYMGEAAKLENSEKNLNFAARLMLNQIMAGSEPDKTSWLALNAKALYEQVLKINPANDSAKIELGACYLFGNISAMPMEGIQKIREVADRDTTNMYAQLMLGLGDIRSQQYDKAVERLEKVVQKEPNNLQALFNLAETYERKGDKENAIKWYREVEGHIDVPAAKQEIENRINSLK; this comes from the coding sequence GTGAAAAAACAACAACTTATTCTTATCTCCGGTGGCCTCGTATTACTGGTGCTATTGTATTTTTTTGGTAATACAACGCCCCCTGCATCTGCGTCTCCACAAATGCAGTCAGAACAGGGACAGTCTGCTACTAACAACAACAGCGTATCCACAGATGTTCTTGCTATAGCCAGGAAAAGCCTTGCCCCGGCTCAGTCTGAAAAACTTACACAATTAGAAAACAGTGTAGTGCGCGGTGATGTAAAAGATCAAAAGATTTTGGTGTATAACCAGATAGCACATTATTGGCGGGATACTTTACATAGACCTGATATTGGTGCCTATTACATGGGGGAAGCTGCAAAATTGGAGAATTCGGAAAAAAACCTCAATTTCGCAGCCCGTTTGATGTTAAACCAGATTATGGCCGGAAGTGAACCAGATAAAACATCCTGGCTTGCCTTAAACGCAAAAGCTCTTTATGAACAGGTTTTAAAGATCAATCCTGCCAATGATTCTGCAAAGATCGAATTAGGGGCATGCTATCTTTTTGGAAATATATCTGCAATGCCAATGGAAGGCATCCAGAAGATTCGTGAAGTAGCAGACAGGGATACAACAAATATGTATGCTCAACTGATGCTTGGTTTGGGAGATATCAGAAGCCAGCAATATGACAAAGCTGTTGAGCGACTGGAAAAAGTTGTGCAAAAAGAACCGAATAACCTGCAGGCACTTTTCAATCTTGCTGAGACGTATGAACGTAAAGGTGATAAAGAAAATGCCATTAAATGGTATCGAGAGGTGGAAGGTCATATTGATGTTCCTGCTGCAAAACAGGAAATTGAAAACAGGATCAATTCATTGAAATAA
- a CDS encoding Rne/Rng family ribonuclease translates to MNKELIINAAPTGVEIALLENKKLVELHHEKTDASFAVGDLYLGKVKKLIPGLNAAFVDVGFEKDAFLHYTDLSPYARSLLKFTQLCVTEKSDQIPDFSKFQVEPEIIKTGKINEVLNGKPDILVQILKEPIAAKGPRLSCEISLPGRFVVITPFNDIVAVSKKIHSGEERKRLQKIVENIKPKNFGVIVRTAAEGKNTAELHEDLLNLVETWKNIQRNLKNSVSPSKILSEQDKTTSILRDLLSEDFNRVVINDKNIYNDTLSYVNKIAPDKQDIVTHYHNGIPIFDQYGVTKQVKSSFGKTVNLPSGAYLIIEHTEALHVIDVNSGYKSVSNNQEENALETNMEAAEEIARQLRLRDIGGIIVVDFIDMKLPDNKRKVQEAMEEFMRTDRAKHAVLAISKFGLMQITRQRMRPEMSINTSEICPSCNGTGKVTSTLLLEDEIEKRLLYLVTHQHSNLTIFVHPILYSHLTKGWLFSIARKWKRKCKCKITVKPNSDYYFTEFHFFDANDEEIKF, encoded by the coding sequence GTGAATAAAGAACTAATTATAAACGCAGCACCAACCGGTGTTGAAATTGCCTTGCTTGAAAACAAAAAGCTGGTAGAACTGCATCATGAAAAAACAGATGCAAGTTTTGCTGTGGGCGACCTTTATCTTGGTAAAGTAAAAAAACTGATACCCGGTTTAAATGCTGCTTTCGTAGATGTTGGGTTTGAGAAAGATGCATTTCTGCATTATACAGATCTTAGTCCGTATGCCCGTTCCTTGCTCAAATTTACCCAGCTATGTGTTACAGAAAAATCTGATCAGATACCTGATTTCTCCAAATTCCAGGTAGAGCCTGAGATCATAAAAACGGGCAAAATAAATGAAGTACTTAACGGCAAGCCCGATATATTGGTGCAGATCTTAAAAGAACCTATTGCTGCAAAAGGCCCGCGCCTTAGTTGCGAGATCTCATTACCGGGCAGGTTTGTTGTTATTACCCCTTTCAATGATATTGTTGCCGTTTCCAAAAAGATCCATTCAGGCGAAGAAAGAAAGAGATTACAAAAGATCGTTGAGAACATTAAACCAAAGAACTTTGGCGTAATTGTGCGCACAGCAGCAGAAGGCAAGAATACAGCAGAGCTGCATGAAGACTTGCTAAACCTCGTAGAAACCTGGAAAAATATTCAGCGTAATTTAAAGAACAGTGTTTCCCCTTCTAAAATATTAAGCGAGCAGGATAAAACAACTTCCATTCTCCGTGATCTGCTGAGCGAAGATTTCAACCGTGTTGTGATCAACGACAAGAATATTTATAACGACACCCTCTCTTACGTTAATAAGATCGCACCTGATAAACAAGATATTGTTACTCATTACCACAACGGCATTCCTATATTCGACCAGTATGGTGTAACCAAGCAGGTAAAATCTTCTTTTGGTAAAACAGTTAACCTGCCCAGCGGCGCTTACCTTATCATCGAGCATACAGAAGCGCTTCATGTAATTGATGTAAACAGTGGTTACAAAAGTGTAAGTAATAACCAGGAAGAGAATGCATTGGAGACAAACATGGAAGCCGCAGAAGAAATAGCAAGGCAATTACGCTTACGAGATATTGGCGGCATTATCGTTGTTGACTTTATCGATATGAAACTTCCTGATAACAAAAGAAAGGTTCAGGAAGCCATGGAAGAATTCATGCGTACAGACAGGGCAAAGCATGCGGTGCTTGCCATTTCCAAGTTTGGCCTAATGCAGATCACCCGCCAGCGTATGCGGCCCGAAATGAGTATCAATACATCTGAGATCTGCCCAAGTTGCAATGGCACCGGAAAAGTAACCAGCACCTTATTGCTCGAGGATGAAATAGAAAAAAGATTACTCTATCTTGTTACGCACCAACACAGCAATCTAACTATTTTCGTGCATCCCATCCTTTATTCGCATCTTACAAAAGGTTGGTTGTTCTCTATTGCCCGTAAATGGAAACGTAAATGCAAGTGTAAGATTACAGTAAAGCCCAATTCAGATTATTACTTTACAGAGTTTCATTTCTTTGATGCAAATGATGAAGAAATAAAATTCTGA
- a CDS encoding FkbM family methyltransferase, translated as MKYKFSRIACFIDKYGIFKGISLYFVFKFKHATKIKVPGISSAFFLRKNTSDAAVFDQVFLHGDYNINFSFVPTVIVDAGANIGLFTIVMKNRFPEAKVICVEPDKDNYEILKKNVSGYKNVELMHAGLWSSETKLNVVDKYEMGHSALVVEENKEKGDVQAITIDMLMRTQHIDRIDVLKIDIETSERELFLQNYEEWLPKVRLIIIELHDWMKDGCSKPFFEAINKSFNKYSYAICGANTIIENKDLNCQ; from the coding sequence ATGAAATATAAATTCAGCAGGATAGCCTGCTTTATTGATAAATACGGAATATTTAAAGGAATAAGCCTGTATTTTGTTTTTAAATTTAAACACGCAACCAAAATTAAAGTTCCCGGAATAAGCAGTGCCTTTTTTCTAAGAAAAAATACTTCAGATGCTGCTGTGTTTGACCAGGTTTTTTTACATGGTGATTACAATATCAATTTTTCCTTTGTCCCAACTGTTATTGTTGATGCCGGTGCTAACATTGGTCTTTTTACAATAGTTATGAAAAACAGGTTTCCTGAAGCAAAAGTTATTTGTGTAGAACCTGATAAGGATAATTATGAAATATTAAAGAAAAATGTAAGTGGCTATAAGAACGTGGAACTTATGCATGCAGGATTGTGGAGCAGTGAGACAAAGCTTAATGTGGTTGATAAATATGAAATGGGTCATTCAGCATTGGTTGTTGAAGAAAATAAAGAGAAAGGAGATGTACAAGCTATAACTATTGATATGCTGATGAGAACGCAACATATAGACAGGATTGATGTATTGAAAATAGATATTGAGACAAGTGAAAGAGAATTGTTCCTACAAAACTATGAGGAATGGTTACCAAAGGTCAGACTAATAATTATTGAATTGCATGATTGGATGAAAGATGGCTGTTCTAAACCTTTTTTTGAAGCAATAAATAAATCGTTCAATAAGTACAGCTATGCTATATGCGGTGCAAATACAATTATAGAAAACAAAGATTTAAATTGTCAATAA
- a CDS encoding class I SAM-dependent methyltransferase → MNTKQITELAIRRHDEDAEFFQNVYSGTLHSAQSQVFLYGRNMILEELEILLQTVPKGGNILDVGCGTGHLTNWLKEKGYHVCGVEPSEEMYQYAVNNFPGIDFKKSISSSLPFNDESFDLVIALEVLRYLEDEENNATYKEFYRVLKNDARIFVTHVNLFSTDGYFFFYNAISVMHSLSNKPYHFCNFTTPSKQVKMLIDNNYKNITTIGRMAGAVRIFYKFGNFIGNKFGELIKRTSEQRYTKGVLKSMAGHLIVIAQK, encoded by the coding sequence ATGAACACTAAGCAAATAACAGAACTTGCAATCAGGCGCCACGACGAGGATGCGGAATTTTTTCAGAACGTTTATTCAGGCACGCTTCATTCAGCGCAGTCACAGGTATTTCTTTATGGAAGAAATATGATACTGGAGGAATTGGAAATTCTTTTACAAACGGTGCCAAAAGGCGGAAATATTTTAGATGTTGGATGTGGAACCGGTCATTTGACAAATTGGTTAAAAGAAAAAGGTTATCATGTTTGCGGGGTAGAGCCATCTGAAGAGATGTATCAATATGCCGTTAACAATTTCCCTGGTATTGATTTCAAAAAAAGCATTTCTTCCTCTTTGCCTTTTAATGATGAAAGCTTTGACCTGGTAATAGCACTTGAAGTTTTAAGATACCTGGAGGATGAAGAAAATAATGCGACTTATAAAGAGTTCTATCGTGTGTTGAAAAATGATGCAAGGATTTTTGTGACACACGTAAACCTGTTTTCAACTGATGGGTATTTTTTCTTTTACAATGCAATAAGCGTAATGCATAGTCTTAGCAATAAGCCGTATCATTTTTGCAATTTTACTACGCCCTCCAAACAAGTAAAAATGCTTATTGACAATAACTATAAAAACATTACAACGATTGGACGAATGGCTGGTGCTGTAAGGATATTTTATAAGTTCGGAAATTTTATTGGAAATAAGTTCGGTGAGTTAATTAAACGAACATCCGAGCAACGTTATACAAAAGGAGTTTTAAAATCAATGGCGGGTCATTTGATTGTTATTGCTCAAAAATAA
- a CDS encoding polysaccharide deacetylase family protein, with product MADHGKFIISVDLELMWGVRDKMNIKEYGENVKGVHNALPRLLETFRGHKIRATFAAVGLLVFETKEELLKSMPDTLPGYANENLSPYNGYFDLVGRNTKEDPYHFGSHLIKQILRYPEQEVGTHTFSHYYCLEKGQTIEAFKADILQAQKVAQDKFGLHLTSLVFPRNQFNNDYLEVCKELGIICFRGNEHSWIYAARNMEEESLFRRALKLADTYINLSGNNCYNDQYLKSKFPVDIPASRFLRPYSPLLKSLESLRLKRIKSGMSYAAKKNLTYHLWWHPHNFGINQDENFSFLEKVLAHYDDLNNQYNFQSYTMSALAKGILTNEH from the coding sequence ATGGCAGATCATGGAAAATTTATTATATCTGTAGATCTTGAATTAATGTGGGGTGTAAGGGATAAAATGAATATTAAGGAATATGGAGAAAACGTAAAAGGAGTTCATAATGCACTTCCCCGTTTATTGGAAACTTTTCGTGGACACAAAATAAGAGCAACTTTCGCAGCGGTTGGATTACTGGTTTTTGAAACAAAAGAGGAACTTTTAAAAAGCATGCCGGATACATTACCTGGCTATGCTAATGAAAATTTATCTCCCTACAATGGTTATTTTGATTTGGTTGGGAGGAATACAAAAGAGGATCCATATCATTTTGGCAGCCATCTTATAAAGCAAATACTACGATATCCCGAACAGGAGGTCGGTACGCATACATTCTCGCATTATTACTGTTTGGAAAAGGGGCAAACCATTGAAGCATTTAAAGCAGATATTTTGCAGGCACAAAAAGTGGCACAAGATAAATTTGGGCTTCACTTAACTTCTTTGGTATTTCCAAGAAACCAGTTTAATAACGACTATCTCGAGGTATGCAAAGAACTGGGTATTATTTGCTTTCGAGGAAATGAACACTCCTGGATCTATGCCGCAAGAAATATGGAAGAGGAAAGCCTTTTTCGGCGTGCATTAAAATTGGCAGATACTTATATTAATCTATCAGGAAATAATTGTTACAATGATCAATATTTGAAAAGTAAATTCCCTGTAGATATCCCTGCAAGCAGATTTTTGAGACCATATTCTCCACTTTTAAAATCATTGGAAAGTTTGAGACTGAAGCGTATAAAATCAGGGATGAGTTATGCAGCTAAAAAAAATCTTACTTATCATTTGTGGTGGCATCCGCATAATTTTGGCATCAATCAGGATGAGAATTTTTCCTTCCTGGAAAAAGTACTTGCTCATTATGATGATTTAAATAACCAGTATAATTTTCAGTCATACACAATGTCTGCTTTAGCAAAAGGAATTTTAACCAATGAACACTAA
- a CDS encoding ester cyclase, producing the protein MKLNPYMLSLFISFVALSIFTTSCNAPEQPKETVAADSVAANIKMYTHTWDEIINHGKLDMFNDSNFTTDVVMHANPDIVGIDSARAYYANYLTGFSNITFTIVDVFGQGNKLVKHWNFKGTHTGVFFGIPPTGKQVRIDGVTLVAMRNGKIAEERDFFDNYAFMQQLGLLPASK; encoded by the coding sequence ATGAAACTAAATCCGTACATGCTTAGCTTGTTTATTTCATTTGTAGCATTAAGTATCTTTACAACATCCTGCAATGCCCCGGAACAACCCAAAGAAACAGTGGCCGCAGACTCCGTTGCAGCTAACATAAAAATGTACACGCATACATGGGATGAAATCATCAATCATGGTAAACTGGACATGTTCAACGATTCCAACTTTACAACCGATGTGGTAATGCATGCAAACCCTGACATTGTGGGCATCGATAGCGCAAGGGCATACTATGCAAATTATCTTACCGGCTTCTCAAACATTACATTCACTATTGTTGATGTGTTCGGGCAAGGCAACAAATTAGTAAAGCACTGGAATTTTAAAGGCACACATACAGGCGTATTCTTTGGCATTCCACCAACAGGCAAGCAGGTGCGTATTGATGGCGTTACATTGGTAGCAATGAGAAACGGGAAAATAGCAGAAGAAAGAGATTTCTTCGACAACTATGCTTTTATGCAACAGTTGGGATTATTACCGGCCTCTAAATAA
- a CDS encoding DUF4440 domain-containing protein, with translation MKKIALILAVLISTTLVKAQDSIRFDFSFNHMALSVKDLGRSATFYMNLFQLKEITNRSKIEGIRWLSLGEGKELHLISIIKENVTANKALHLALTTQNFDAFLKRLQTMNIAYSNWPGTASAINRRADGVKQVYFQDPDGYWIEVNNGYAAPLSMQQSKDTVWHLEEKYWTYVKTQDLKSYATLWDDQFIGYPSNNKIAGKDHITDWITDMFKDKSRHFDYRLDRKVENVFGDIVIVLYDVTETWTNNKNEVLEKTTYKITHTWKKTDNGWLIIGGMGANKK, from the coding sequence ATGAAAAAGATAGCGCTGATTTTAGCAGTACTTATTTCCACAACTTTAGTGAAAGCACAGGACAGCATTCGTTTTGATTTCAGCTTTAACCATATGGCACTTTCTGTGAAAGACCTGGGCCGCTCTGCAACGTTTTACATGAACCTGTTTCAATTAAAAGAAATAACCAACCGCTCAAAAATAGAAGGCATCCGCTGGCTCTCTTTGGGAGAAGGCAAAGAGTTGCACCTTATTTCTATCATTAAAGAAAATGTTACAGCCAATAAAGCATTACATCTTGCACTAACCACGCAAAACTTTGATGCATTTCTTAAGCGGCTGCAGACAATGAATATCGCTTACTCCAATTGGCCCGGCACTGCTTCCGCTATCAACAGAAGAGCAGATGGTGTAAAACAGGTTTATTTCCAGGACCCCGATGGCTATTGGATTGAAGTTAACAATGGCTATGCTGCGCCGCTTTCCATGCAACAGTCAAAAGATACAGTGTGGCACCTGGAAGAAAAATACTGGACTTATGTAAAGACCCAGGATCTGAAATCATATGCCACTTTATGGGATGATCAATTTATTGGTTACCCGTCTAACAACAAAATAGCTGGTAAAGATCATATCACCGATTGGATCACCGATATGTTTAAAGACAAGAGCAGGCATTTTGATTACCGGCTCGACCGCAAAGTAGAAAATGTTTTTGGCGACATTGTAATTGTATTATATGATGTAACTGAAACATGGACGAATAATAAGAATGAAGTACTGGAAAAAACCACTTACAAGATCACACACACATGGAAGAAAACCGATAATGGGTGGCTGATCATCGGCGGTATGGGCGCAAATAAAAAATAA
- a CDS encoding acyltransferase family protein yields the protein MSLTTTNTSERLFSLDALRGFDMFWIMGAEEIVHTLFKATGSPFWGAISNELTHPAWNGFHFYDLIFPLFLFMAGVATPYSVGRELEKGKTKKQVLWRVVKRGLILVLLGIIYNNGLEIKPLAEIRFGSVLGRIGLAYMFANIIYIYTKERAQVIWFFCIIIGYWLLLKFTSAPGFAPGDLTMEGNFASYVDRLILPGKLYLGIHDPEGLMSTIPAISTGLLGIMTGNFLKKNPAAPAKKALYMAITGIIFIALAHLWDLDFPINKNLWSSSFVLNVGGYSLILLALFYYIIDVRGYKKWAFFFKIIGMNSILIYMSGQFINWEYTTNALFQWLGQLIGDPFNIVVMAICYVMVKWVFLYFMYQKKVFLRV from the coding sequence ATGTCGCTTACAACAACCAACACATCTGAACGTTTGTTCTCGCTTGATGCACTTCGCGGCTTCGACATGTTCTGGATCATGGGCGCCGAAGAAATTGTGCATACATTATTCAAAGCAACAGGCTCGCCTTTCTGGGGAGCTATCTCAAATGAATTAACCCATCCTGCATGGAACGGTTTTCATTTTTATGATCTTATCTTTCCATTGTTTCTTTTCATGGCTGGTGTGGCAACACCTTATTCTGTTGGCCGCGAACTGGAAAAAGGAAAAACAAAAAAACAGGTATTATGGCGCGTGGTAAAACGCGGACTGATACTTGTTTTGCTCGGCATTATTTACAACAATGGCCTTGAAATAAAGCCGCTTGCCGAGATCCGCTTTGGCAGTGTGTTAGGACGCATTGGCCTTGCTTACATGTTTGCCAACATTATTTATATCTACACAAAAGAAAGAGCGCAGGTCATTTGGTTCTTTTGTATCATTATAGGTTACTGGCTGTTGTTGAAATTTACATCTGCCCCAGGTTTTGCACCCGGTGACCTTACCATGGAAGGAAACTTTGCTTCTTATGTTGATCGCTTAATTCTGCCTGGCAAACTTTATCTTGGCATTCACGATCCCGAAGGATTAATGAGTACCATTCCCGCAATCAGTACGGGATTGCTGGGTATTATGACAGGAAACTTCCTGAAAAAAAATCCTGCAGCGCCTGCAAAGAAAGCATTGTATATGGCTATCACAGGCATTATTTTTATTGCCTTGGCACATTTGTGGGATCTTGATTTTCCCATCAATAAAAATCTATGGTCAAGTTCATTTGTGTTAAATGTGGGTGGTTACAGTTTAATATTACTGGCACTGTTTTATTACATCATAGACGTACGCGGTTATAAAAAATGGGCTTTCTTTTTTAAGATCATTGGAATGAACTCGATATTGATTTACATGTCGGGCCAGTTTATTAATTGGGAATACACAACCAACGCTCTTTTCCAATGGCTTGGCCAGTTGATCGGCGATCCATTTAATATTGTGGTAATGGCTATTTGTTATGTAATGGTAAAGTGGGTGTTCTTATATTTTATGTATCAGAAAAAAGTTTTCTTAAGAGTATAA
- a CDS encoding serine hydrolase, whose translation MRKITALFFLIVITTTAFAQKQKSTDDKRFAGLDTAFARVLKDWKAAGFAVAVVEKDKVVYAKGFGYRDVENKIPATANTLFAIGSCTKAFTASLIGMLSKDDKVDIDKPVRAYLPELKFYNDEMNDHITLRDMMCHRTGLPRHDYSWYYFSTQSRDSIMQRIAYMEPSAGLREKWQYNNFMFFLQGVVTEKLTGQSWEDNIKEKIFKPLGMDSATVSIDEMQKHGDIAVGYGLKNDSIIKKLDYYHIDAMAPAGSINSSVNDMAKWVTTWINGGKYNGKELLPASYINQAMSSQMVISGALPSKEKPDLYMANYGFGWMLSSYKGHYRVEHGGNIDGFSASTSFFPSDSIGIIVLCNQDGSSVPSIVRNLIADRMLGLKYFDWETDLRSAVVKAKAAAKDAEKAKTTTAKKETKPTHELKDYEGLYSNKGYGTFEVVLKNDSLFALPGKHTWWLKHLQYDIFMPVEKDKEGNLDTSENSDPLQFNMNVSGDIESVDINFEPSLKPIAFSKTPKGKEITKEELQQYEGEYDLSGTAIKVYLKGEKTLYLFVPGQPEYELVPVDKDKFSIKILKGFTVQFNRDDKKEVNELLSIQPNGTFKATKKKK comes from the coding sequence ATGAGAAAGATTACCGCACTGTTTTTTTTAATTGTCATTACGACAACTGCATTTGCGCAAAAACAAAAATCCACAGACGATAAAAGATTTGCAGGTCTTGATACCGCATTTGCAAGAGTGCTGAAAGACTGGAAGGCCGCTGGCTTTGCTGTAGCGGTAGTTGAAAAAGATAAAGTGGTTTATGCAAAAGGTTTTGGCTACAGGGATGTTGAAAATAAAATTCCTGCAACAGCGAATACATTGTTTGCCATTGGTTCCTGCACTAAAGCATTTACAGCATCATTAATAGGCATGCTTAGTAAAGATGACAAAGTTGATATTGATAAACCTGTACGTGCCTATTTACCCGAACTGAAATTTTATAATGATGAAATGAATGATCACATCACGCTGCGTGATATGATGTGTCATCGTACGGGTTTGCCAAGGCATGATTACTCCTGGTATTATTTTTCTACGCAATCACGTGACAGCATTATGCAACGCATTGCCTATATGGAGCCTTCTGCCGGCCTGCGTGAAAAATGGCAGTATAATAATTTTATGTTCTTCCTGCAGGGTGTGGTTACTGAAAAGCTTACCGGGCAAAGCTGGGAAGACAATATCAAAGAAAAAATATTTAAGCCGCTGGGCATGGATAGCGCCACTGTTTCCATTGATGAAATGCAAAAGCATGGTGATATTGCAGTAGGTTATGGTTTAAAGAATGACAGTATAATTAAGAAGCTCGATTACTATCATATAGATGCGATGGCACCAGCAGGCAGCATTAACAGCAGCGTGAATGATATGGCCAAATGGGTAACCACGTGGATCAACGGCGGCAAGTATAATGGCAAAGAATTATTGCCTGCTTCTTATATAAACCAGGCTATGAGTTCACAAATGGTAATAAGTGGTGCGTTGCCTTCTAAAGAAAAGCCTGATCTGTATATGGCAAATTATGGTTTTGGGTGGATGCTGTCTTCTTATAAAGGTCATTACCGTGTAGAGCATGGTGGCAACATTGATGGATTTTCCGCCAGTACTTCATTCTTCCCTTCTGATAGTATTGGCATTATTGTATTATGCAACCAGGATGGTTCTTCTGTGCCATCTATTGTTAGAAATCTTATCGCGGACCGTATGCTGGGATTAAAATATTTTGACTGGGAAACAGACCTGAGATCAGCTGTTGTGAAAGCTAAAGCTGCTGCTAAAGATGCGGAAAAAGCAAAGACCACAACTGCAAAGAAAGAAACCAAACCAACACATGAACTTAAAGATTATGAAGGTCTTTATTCCAACAAAGGCTATGGCACTTTTGAAGTGGTTTTAAAAAATGATTCTTTGTTTGCTTTACCTGGTAAGCATACCTGGTGGCTAAAACATTTGCAGTATGATATTTTTATGCCGGTAGAAAAAGATAAAGAGGGCAACCTGGATACCAGTGAAAACAGCGATCCACTTCAATTCAATATGAATGTTTCCGGCGACATTGAATCTGTTGATATAAACTTTGAGCCCAGTTTAAAACCCATTGCATTTTCTAAAACGCCTAAAGGAAAGGAAATTACCAAAGAAGAATTACAGCAATACGAAGGCGAGTATGATCTTAGCGGCACTGCTATAAAAGTTTACCTGAAAGGAGAGAAGACCTTGTATCTTTTTGTGCCCGGCCAGCCTGAGTATGAGCTGGTGCCTGTAGATAAAGACAAATTCTCTATCAAGATCCTTAAAGGCTTTACGGTGCAGTTTAATCGTGATGATAAAAAAGAAGTGAATGAATTGTTATCGATTCAGCCAAACGGAACATTTAAAGCAACGAAGAAAAAGAAATAA